The sequence below is a genomic window from Brevibacillus agri.
TACGCCATGCTTTGCACATATACTGCTAATGGTCGAGAGATCGTTTAACGTTCCAATCTCGTTATTTCCCCATACAACACTAACCAATGTTTTCAGGTGGTGATCAGATTCTAATAACGTATCTAACTGGTCTACATCACAAAAACCATAGGTATCTACATCAAGGTAATGGACTTTGACACCATGAGATTCGAGATATTGAGCAGTATCGAGAACGGAAGGGTGTTCCGTTTTCGTAGTTATTATACGTACCCCACTACGCGTATCCAGATACCCTTTTAGTACCATATTGTTACTTTCCGTTGCTCCGCTAGTGAAAACAACCTCATCCGGATCGCATTTAAGTAACTCGGCAATATGAAACCGTGCTTCTTCTACCGCTTTTTTTGCATTTTCTGCCAAAGTGTAATATTTACTAGAGGGATTTCCGTATTCTTCTTTAAAAAATGGAAGCATTGCATCGAATACTTCCGGATGAACAGGGGTGGTTGCACTATTGTCAAAATAGATCATTTAATCGCTGCCCCCTGGTATTTTATCAAGAAGGTTTGTAATCAGTTTCTGACTATTGCCAGCATAATTATATTCGTTTTCTAGGAGTTTACATCCACGCTCAAGATGTGCATTAAAAAGAACGGGAAAGTAGTCTTCATCTGATAGTTCCCTTTTTTCGCGTTGGCTAATCAAAGCTTTAAAAACAAAATCATAACTACCAGTCAATGTATTTCGATTGAATTCCAGTCCACTTACATCTTTCACGATGGGACTAACGGGTTGGGGCTCTTTCAGCGATAATGCGACGGCAATCCTAGCCAAGATATTCGGCGTTAAACCTGTAGCGTTCTGTAGATCTTTTAATCGGTCCGCTGTTGCTTTTGATGTTTTAAGACGAAATTGCATGGCTATTGTCCTCCAAAGGATTCGAGAAGGTAAAGAAATGCTTACCAACCTCAATGGTTGACTTTTGTGTGTTATATTCAATCGTATAGGTTGAAACAACTGCAGGTTGAATGAGTTTGTAATGCTCTTCATCAATTTCAGAGTCAGTTGAAAGAATAATGACCTGGTCGCCGCAACGAGGAATCAAATGCTCGATGATACTTTTCTTATGTGTTTGGTCAAGTCGACCGAGTAACGTATCAAAGACGAATGGAAGACGTCTTCTAGAACAATGGGCCATTGCCCAAATCGTCGATAAGAGAAGTAATTGTTTCTCACCCGCAGAGAGACTTTCTTTGTTAATTTCTTCATTGGTTGAGTTAAATAGCTTTAGCTGAAACGTTTCTGGATGAATAAATACCCGGACAACAAATAGTTCTTTGCGGAACAAGAGTTGCAACATACGTGCTGCCTCAATCTCCACATCCTGCAACTTTTTCTGCATCTGAAGGCGACGAAATTCTTTACTCACATCCAGAACACGTTTGGTGATGGCAAAGATATTTTCTGCTTTTCTGGAATGAATCAATTTCTCCTTTAACTTAAGATAAGTGTTCGTTACCTTTTGAATCTGTTCTTCCAGATCGGAGCGGCTTATGTTTAATTGTTCTTTTCTGTGAAGCAATGCGATGTTTCGATTCTTTGCTTCATTAATATTTTCCAGAAGGTCCCGAAGTTCGCTCGTCATATCATTCTCATTAATTTTCTGCCGAATCTCTTGTATCGTTTTGATCATTTTTGCATTTCTTTTGATATTGTCGGAAATTTCCTTCGGATCAAACTGATTGACCTGATTGCTAATGGATACAATTTCGGCTTTTTGTTGATAAGAAGCTCGATGAATGGGTTCAGATGACTCAATAGAAAGTAGTCCGAGGAACTCTGTGTAAAGTGCTTCGGATGCTGCAGCCGTTTCCTTCTGTGCCAGAATGACCCCTTTCCGAGTTAAATTCTGGAGGATGTGATCGAAATCGCTTTGTTGAGTCATTTGTTTAAGACCTTCGATAATCTCAAGCTTTGTTTCATTTTCCATTTGGCGATTGACATCGTGGAGTATATCTTTCACAAGAGCAAAGGGGAGAAGGGTTGAGATTAAGTCTCTATTTTTATCCATCATTGCTCTTCTTTCTTGCTCAATATCATTCATCTGATTAATTAAAGAATCTCGCTGCTCTTTTAGTAATCCGCCATGGATTTCAAATTGTTTTTCACTGTTTTCGAGTGAAGATTGATTTTCCTCGATTTTTGTCTCAATTTCTACTTGTTCCTGCA
It includes:
- the dndD gene encoding DNA sulfur modification protein DndD, giving the protein MKFNRLRITNIGAFYGNFDFDLRTFNANQNVVLFGGKNGAGKTTILESIRLALFGPLAYGYKTESVPYFDKISSKLNSYAVKNRENKFQVILDLELVENLQRNVYVLRRSWQLERDTIKEDLEIICNQRILSSQEKDIFQTKLREETPPQLLELCLFDGEKVAQAISDEILSSYLQETAKVMFNLDLFENLETDLKTYLKQDAIQETLSSDQQKILELENTLQMLNKQRALIMQEQVEIETKIEENQSSLENSEKQFEIHGGLLKEQRDSLINQMNDIEQERRAMMDKNRDLISTLLPFALVKDILHDVNRQMENETKLEIIEGLKQMTQQSDFDHILQNLTRKGVILAQKETAAASEALYTEFLGLLSIESSEPIHRASYQQKAEIVSISNQVNQFDPKEISDNIKRNAKMIKTIQEIRQKINENDMTSELRDLLENINEAKNRNIALLHRKEQLNISRSDLEEQIQKVTNTYLKLKEKLIHSRKAENIFAITKRVLDVSKEFRRLQMQKKLQDVEIEAARMLQLLFRKELFVVRVFIHPETFQLKLFNSTNEEINKESLSAGEKQLLLLSTIWAMAHCSRRRLPFVFDTLLGRLDQTHKKSIIEHLIPRCGDQVIILSTDSEIDEEHYKLIQPAVVSTYTIEYNTQKSTIEVGKHFFTFSNPLEDNSHAISS
- the dndE gene encoding DNA sulfur modification protein DndE; translated protein: MQFRLKTSKATADRLKDLQNATGLTPNILARIAVALSLKEPQPVSPIVKDVSGLEFNRNTLTGSYDFVFKALISQREKRELSDEDYFPVLFNAHLERGCKLLENEYNYAGNSQKLITNLLDKIPGGSD